The Jiangella sp. DSM 45060 genome contains the following window.
GTCGAGGGGACGCCGTCAAGAGGGGGAGGAACGATCGTGACGCGTGGCAGGAAGGCCGGCACGGGCGCGCTCATCGCCGTGCTCGCCGTCGCCGTGGTGTCGGCCGTGCTCATCGGCTGGAACCAGTTCGGCCGCGACGAGCCGGCGTCGGCCAGCCCGGAGCGGTCCGGCCAGACCGCGACGCCACCGGCCGAGGAGCCATCGGACACCCCGACCCCGACGGCGACACCCACCCCGACGGTCACCCCGACGCCGACTCCCACCACCACGCCCACGCCGGAGGCGCTGATGGCCACCGGCGCCAGCGGCGACCAGGTGCGCGAGCTGCAGGCCCGGCTCAAGCAGCTGGAGTGGTACGCGCCCGACATCACCGGCGAGTTCGACGAGGTCACCGCCACCGCCGTCGCCGGGTTCCAGGGCAAGCGCGAGCTGCCGGCCACCGGCGAGGTCGACCAGGCCACCTGGGACACCCTGGTCGGGATGACGCAGACGCCCACCGAGGACGAGCTGAACAACGTGCTGACGCCCGGCCCGACCATCCTCGGCCCCGGCGACACCGGCGACCAGGTCCGCGAGCTGCAGGCCCGGCTCGAGCAGATCGGCTGGTTCAGCGGCGACGTCACCGACACCTACGGCGACACCACCACCGCGTCGGTCAAGGGCTTCCAGGACAAGCGCGGCTTCCCCGCCACCGGCGAGGTCGACCAGCGCACCTGGGACAAGATCGTCGAGATGACCCGCACGCCCACCGACGACGAACTGCACAACCGCGAGCCCGAGAACAACGGCGGCGACACCGACGGCCTCGACCCGCGCTGCCTCACCGGCCGGGTGCTGTGCATCGACAAGTCGACGAACTCGCTGCGCTGGGTCGTCGACGGCGAGGTGCGCATGACCCTCGACGTCCGGTTCGGCACCGACGAGCTGCCGACCCGCGAGGGCGCGTTCCAGGTGAACTCCAAGTCGCGCGACCACGTGTCGTCGCTGTACGACACGCCGATGCCGTTCGCGATGTTCTTCAGCGGCGGCCAGGCGGTGCACTACTCGCCCGACTTCGCGGCCAACGGCTACAACGGCGGTTCGCACGGGTGCGTCAACGTCCGCGACCGCGACGCCATCGAGTCGCTGTTCGACCAGGTCAACGTCGGCGACGCCGTCATCGTCTACTGGTCCTGACTTAGCGCTGACCGACGGCGGCCGGGGGCTCCCCGGCCGCCGTCGGCGCGTCAGCGCTCGCCCGGGCGGCGCACCGCCCTCGGCCCCGGCCCGCCGGTGGGCCTGGCCGGCGGGACGTCGGCGAGCTGCCAGCTGTGCGGCGGGCTGGCGTCGTCGTGGCCTCGCGGCAGCGAGCAGGCGTCGACGGCGCGGCCACTGTCAGGCGCCGGTCCCTCGGCGACGCAGGGCAACGCCTCGGTGAGCATGACGTCGT
Protein-coding sequences here:
- a CDS encoding peptidoglycan-binding protein, with amino-acid sequence MTRGRKAGTGALIAVLAVAVVSAVLIGWNQFGRDEPASASPERSGQTATPPAEEPSDTPTPTATPTPTVTPTPTPTTTPTPEALMATGASGDQVRELQARLKQLEWYAPDITGEFDEVTATAVAGFQGKRELPATGEVDQATWDTLVGMTQTPTEDELNNVLTPGPTILGPGDTGDQVRELQARLEQIGWFSGDVTDTYGDTTTASVKGFQDKRGFPATGEVDQRTWDKIVEMTRTPTDDELHNREPENNGGDTDGLDPRCLTGRVLCIDKSTNSLRWVVDGEVRMTLDVRFGTDELPTREGAFQVNSKSRDHVSSLYDTPMPFAMFFSGGQAVHYSPDFAANGYNGGSHGCVNVRDRDAIESLFDQVNVGDAVIVYWS